The Gammaproteobacteria bacterium DNA window GAGAACTGGTATCTGCCTTACAAGCTCAGTTACATTCACCAGTGCGTTGGGTGAATACAATTGAGTCTATTAAGCAGGCTGGAGCAAGTTGTTTGATAGAAGTGGGGCCAGGAAAGGTGCTTACAGGTCTGCATAAACGAATAGATAAATCGCTCACTTCAGTGTGTGTTTGCGATAATACATCGCTTGAAACTGCTTTAAATACTATTGAGGAAGAACAGTGTTAGATAAAAAAGTCACATTAGTCACGGGTGCAAGCCGTGGTATTGGTAAAAGTATCGCTATTGAGTTAGGCAAAGATGGTGCGCGAGTGATTGGTACAGCCACTTCAGAGAAGGGTGCAAAGAATATTACTGACTATTTAACCCAAGAAGGCATAGATGGAGTAGGTATGGTGTTGGATGTGCGTAGTAGCGAATCAATAGATCAATGTATGTCAGACATAAAAGCACAATATGGTAATGTTGACATTTTGGTGAATAACGCAGGGATTACACGGGATACTTTGCTAATGAGAATGAAATTAGACCAGTGGGAAGAAGTCTATGAAACCAATCTGCGTTCAGTATTCTTGTTAAGTAAAGCGTGTTTGCGTGGCATGATGAAAAATCGAGCTGGGCGCATTATCAATATTTCATCCTTAGTGGGTACGACAGGTAACCCTGGTCAATCTAACTATGCTAGTACTAAAGCCGGCATGGTGGGGTTCACCAAATCACTAGCGCGTGAAGTGGCTAATCGAGGTGTGACTGTCAATTGTGTGGCACCTGGATTTATAGCTACTGATATGACTGATGAGCTTAGTGATGAGCAAAAACAGCAGATTCTAGCTACTATCCCCATGGGTAAATTAGGGGAAGTAGAAGATATTGCTAAGGCAGTAAAATACTTGGCATCAGATGATTCTGCTTATATAACGGGCCATACTATGCATATAAATGGTGGGCTACATATGGAGTAAGCATACTATAAGATTTAATGTATCGAAATAGATATACATTGTAACTAATTGTTATTAAAGATAAAAAAATTATAATTTCCCTGCTAAAACTAGCTGAAATAATAACGTCATTAATGACTAGATTGCGAATAAACTTTTCACTACAATGGCGGCCCTTCTCCTCCCACACAAATTATATCTTTGAGGATTTTATTAATGAGTAATATTGAAGAACGAGTGAAACAAATCGTTGTAGAACAACTTGGCGTAAGTGAAGAAGAAGTTAAAGAATCAGCTTCGTTTGTTGATGATTTAGGTGCTGACTCACTAGATACTGTTGAGCTGGTTATGGCATTGGAAGAAGAATTCGAATGTGAAATTCCTGATGAAGAAGCAGAAAAAATTACGACAGTTAAACAAGCTATTGATTACGTAAACGCGAATAAATAAGCATTACTAAATTTATCGTGAAGTCAAAAGTGACAGATTAAACCTTATACTTAATAAATATCACCATCCGTGTCTTCTAGAAGAGTAGTTGTAACAGGTCTAGGCATTGTTTCTCCCGTAGGATCTACCGTAGATGCTGCCTGGGCGAACATATGTGCTGGCAAAAGTGGCATTTCAAAAATTGATGTATTTGACCCGTCAGAATTCTCTGTGCAAATCTCAGGCGCAGTCCAGGGCTTTAATGCTGATGACTACATTCCTAAGAAAGATCAAAAGAAGATGGATCCGTTTATCCATTATGGAATTGGTGCTGGAGCTCAGGCAATTAAAGATGCTGGTTTAGAGATCAGTGAGGAAAATGCTGATCGTATTGGTGTTTCTATCGGTTCTGGTATTGGTGGATTGCCAGGTATCGAAAAAAGCTACGCAAGCTTTATGAAGAGTGGGCCTAAAAGGATTTCACCTTTCTTCGTTCCTTCTAATATTGTCAATATGGTTTCAGGTAACCTTTCCATCATGTACGGCCTACGTGGACCAAACTATTCGCTAGTATCCGCCTGTGCAACTGGGACTCATAGTATTGGAGATGCTGCGCGCTTAATTCAATATGGCGATGTCGATGTGATGATTGCTGGTGGTGCAGAAATGGCCACAAGTCATCTTGGAATCGGCGGGTTTGCGGCGGCAAGAGCTTTATGTGCTTCCCATAATGATGACCCTGAATCAGCCAGTCGACCATGGGACAAAAATAGAGATGGTTTCGTGTTAGGTGATGGAGCTGGTGTACTTGTTCTTGAAGAGTATGATATAGCAAAAGCACGTGGCGCAAGAATATATTGCGAGTTGGTAGGGTATGGAATGAGTAGTGATGCTCACCATATGACGCAACCTGCAGCGGGTGGAGTAGGAGCAGCTAAGTGTATGAAAAACGCATTTGCTGATGCGGGTATTAACCCTGAAGATGTAGGTTATGTGAACGCTCATGGTACATCAACTCCCGCAGGTGATATAGCAGAAACGGATGGACTTAAGGCCGCATTTGGCGATCATGCTTACAAGGTTGCTGTGAGTTCGACCAAATCTATGACAGGACACTTATTAGGTGCAGCGGGTGGTGTAGAAGCATTGTTCTCTGTGCTGGCTCTACATAACCAAATAGCTCCGCCGACGATTAATTACACCACACCAGATCCTGACTGTGATTTGGATTATGTGCCAAATCAGGCACGTGATGTATCAATTGATATCGCTATCTCAAATTCTTTTGGATTTGGTGGCACAAACGGCACGCTAGCTTTCAAAAATATCTAACGGCTGAACATTCTTCAGCTTTGTAACTTAATTAATCAGTTTTCGTAGATGCATTGATAACATTGATTTGTTAGCAATGCATCGACTCGCATGCCTGATTACATTACCATCTTGTTTCAATAATAAAGTCAAATAAAACAGGTGTAGAAATATGTTGGTTAACGGAATAGCAAATGATGCTCTTTCAATTGTAGATAGGGGGCTTCTGTATGGTGATGGAGTTTTTGAGACTATTTTATGTGAGGCCGGCCGGCCTATATTATTGGCTGGACATACGCAACGTCTGGAAAATGGATGCAAGCGCTTAGGTCTGGCCAAACAAAATTTATCAATTATTCTATCGGACATCCGCGAAGTTGCCCAACAAGAGGATTGTGTCGTTAAAGTGATCATCACCAGAGGTGAGCGTAATCGAGGTTATGCTTTTGATAAAGAAGATAACACTAGTACGCGAATAGTTTATCGTGATGACTTGCCATCTATCCCTGTTGATTACTATCAGGAAGGTATCCAGCTTACTAAATGCGAATACTTAATTCCCGATAATGCGCCCTTGGCAGGAATCAAACACTTAAATCGATTGGATCAAGTGATGGCGCGCAGTGAATGGAATACACAGTTTCAAGAAGGCATTATGCTCTCAAATGATGGTCGTGTTGTTGAGGGAACAATGACTAATATTTTTATTGAATCTGATCAAAAGTGGTTCACACCCATTCTAGAAACTTCCGGAATATTGGGCGTGATGCGTCAATGGTTAATGCGAAATTGTTTTCATGCAGGGATAGAATGCGTA harbors:
- the fabG gene encoding 3-oxoacyl-ACP reductase FabG, with product MLDKKVTLVTGASRGIGKSIAIELGKDGARVIGTATSEKGAKNITDYLTQEGIDGVGMVLDVRSSESIDQCMSDIKAQYGNVDILVNNAGITRDTLLMRMKLDQWEEVYETNLRSVFLLSKACLRGMMKNRAGRIINISSLVGTTGNPGQSNYASTKAGMVGFTKSLAREVANRGVTVNCVAPGFIATDMTDELSDEQKQQILATIPMGKLGEVEDIAKAVKYLASDDSAYITGHTMHINGGLHME
- the acpP gene encoding acyl carrier protein → MSNIEERVKQIVVEQLGVSEEEVKESASFVDDLGADSLDTVELVMALEEEFECEIPDEEAEKITTVKQAIDYVNANK
- the fabF gene encoding beta-ketoacyl-ACP synthase II, which translates into the protein MSSRRVVVTGLGIVSPVGSTVDAAWANICAGKSGISKIDVFDPSEFSVQISGAVQGFNADDYIPKKDQKKMDPFIHYGIGAGAQAIKDAGLEISEENADRIGVSIGSGIGGLPGIEKSYASFMKSGPKRISPFFVPSNIVNMVSGNLSIMYGLRGPNYSLVSACATGTHSIGDAARLIQYGDVDVMIAGGAEMATSHLGIGGFAAARALCASHNDDPESASRPWDKNRDGFVLGDGAGVLVLEEYDIAKARGARIYCELVGYGMSSDAHHMTQPAAGGVGAAKCMKNAFADAGINPEDVGYVNAHGTSTPAGDIAETDGLKAAFGDHAYKVAVSSTKSMTGHLLGAAGGVEALFSVLALHNQIAPPTINYTTPDPDCDLDYVPNQARDVSIDIAISNSFGFGGTNGTLAFKNI
- the pabC gene encoding aminodeoxychorismate lyase, with amino-acid sequence MLVNGIANDALSIVDRGLLYGDGVFETILCEAGRPILLAGHTQRLENGCKRLGLAKQNLSIILSDIREVAQQEDCVVKVIITRGERNRGYAFDKEDNTSTRIVYRDDLPSIPVDYYQEGIQLTKCEYLIPDNAPLAGIKHLNRLDQVMARSEWNTQFQEGIMLSNDGRVVEGTMTNIFIESDQKWFTPILETSGILGVMRQWLMRNCFHAGIECVEKDIQLSEFKNAQSIFVCNSVVGIWPVTQFEGKTYPVSEAVSKMMQQANSSLTKLYPV